In Apium graveolens cultivar Ventura chromosome 10, ASM990537v1, whole genome shotgun sequence, the following are encoded in one genomic region:
- the LOC141693498 gene encoding protein BOBBER 1-like, producing the protein MAVLSDYEEPTVTVPLTKQFNGVLDSSNPLGFIESALEFAARESKLFQSASVVNDVSSIVRGIKEKIDAEEKAAREKKEKKVNGNGAVKDATMEESKDSADEKKSNKIAPNAGNGLDMDNYSWGQSLQEVNINIPVPSGTKSRDIVLEMKKNHLKVGLKGQPMIIDAELFQSIKVDDSIWSLEDQKSIYILLSKQDKMQWWKYLVKGDPEIDTQKVEPESSKLSDLDGETRSAVEKMMFDQRQKQMGLPTSGDIQKQDLMKQFMAQNPNFAMQNPDFANAKFA; encoded by the exons ATGGCAGTTCTCTCAGATTACGAAGAACCAACGGTGACTGTTCCATTAACAAAGCAATTCAATGGAGTTTTGGACTCTTCAAACCCTCTAGGGTTTATCGAATCCGCTTTGGAGTTTGCCGCACGTGAATCTAAGCTTTTTCAAAGCGCTTCGGTTGTTAATGACGTGAGTTCGATTGTTCGTGGTATTAAAGAGAAGATTGACGCTGAGGAGAAGGCAGCGAGAGAgaagaaagagaagaaggttAATGGTAATGGTGCAGTCAAGGATGCTACGATGGAGGAGTCTAAGGATAGTGCTGACGAGAAGAAGTCGAATAAAATAG CTCCTAATGCTGGCAATGGCCTTGATATGGATAACTACAGTTGGGGCCAATCTCTGCAAGAGGTTAATATAAACATACCAGTGCCTTCTGGAACAAAATCTAGGGACATTGTGCTTGAGATGAAGAAGAACCATCTCAAGGTCGGACTCAAGGGTCAGCCTATGATTATTGAT GCGGAGCTCTTTCAATCCATAAAGGTTGATGATAGTATTTGGAGCCTAG AGGATCAGAAGTCCATCTATATACTTCTTTCAAAGCAGGACAAAATGCAATGGTGGAAGTACCTGGTCAAAGGTGATCCTGAAATTGATACTCAGAAGGTAGAGCCTGAGAGCAGCAAACTATCCGATCTTGATGGGGAAACCCGATCAGCTGTGGAGAAAATGATG TTTGACCAGCGTCAGAAGCAAATGGGCCTTCCAACCAGTGGTGATATACAGAAACAGGACTTGATGAAACAATTTATGGCCCAG AACCCGAACTTTGCAATGCAGAATCCGGACTTTGCTAATGCCAAATTTGCTTGA